The Glycine soja cultivar W05 chromosome 19, ASM419377v2, whole genome shotgun sequence genomic sequence AATTTATGTATTATTGAAATAGTGTTACACAGCCGTTGACACGTATAAGTGTGAAATAATACTTTTAAATCATTTGGACAATTTAACGtgaattcataataaaaatgtGGATCGTTGAAGTAAATCCAAATAAATACTTCATTCATTTCCTATTCTCATGTTTGTAATAGTCTAAAGTGAATCTTGAACATATAATTTGGAAGAGACAAATGTGGATCGTTGAAGTAAATCCAAATAAATACTTCATTCATTTCCTATTCTCATATTTGTAATAGTCTAAAGTGAATCTTGAACATATAATTTGGAAGagacataagaaaaatatacaaagaaatgcaaataaaaagaaaaaaggttttattcatataaacaaaatagccaaaaataacatttacttacttagataaataaaatattaatttttttataccgattaaaaataatttaaacatcaaatacaaattatattatattatttttttgataaaataaatttttttgtcataaaaaataatttaactttttaaaattcaatataaataaaattttacaccGCCGTTGGTTCCCTCCGATTGACATAGTAATAAAGGACTAGAAATTTTTAGTAcaaataaatgattaatttttttccaacatAAGTAACAAATTATCATCACCACGTGctgaataggtttttttttttttgagagagaTCTCTCTGGGTCCCTTGAACTTGCAATTCCGGTGTATTTAGTACACTATATTACACAACTATCAAGTTTGAagtaattaagtaaataatatCGTTTCTACGTCATTTGGACAATTTAATGTGAACTTTATGAAGACATATCCCAAACACACGAATTCATTAATTTCGCTAGCTATTCTCATGTGGGTAACAATCTAAAGTGAATCTTCAACATAGAATTTGAACGagacacaaaaaattaaaagaaagataaataagaaaaagtattattcatacaaataaaaatataaaagggaaaaagttcatttatttatttagattaaaaaaaatatgattctgTAGTTGTGGTTGCAACTTCGTCCAAGTCCTTTACATTGTTGAAAATTACTACAACAATTACAATCATGACATGGGTTGTggtaaaaaatacttaataatgAGGCTGAAGTTGTAATTGTAGATGACACTTAAGAGtcaagtgaaaaagaaaatataaaatattaaaatagtacagagagagagagtgtgtgttttattgtagttttattatctaacttaaacaaaagtatctcttgtaaaaaatatctattatctAAAAATATAACTTGTCGGTGGAACCTACGTATGTTGTCTCTTAGTGTTTATTTTCACTCATCTCTCTCATCATCCATTCTCCGTTCCTCTTATATTAAACATGTGACAGAGTCTTATCACTTGGATGAATTATATTAGAATAAGAGGGATTTAAAGGCTATGCATGAATGAGACTGCATAATTAATGATGacttgaataaattaattagtataaatttaTATCAGCAAGATGCATACTTTGTTGTAATCTATCACTTAAGAACTCTAGAGTTAAACGTGTTGGATTTAGAGTAATTATGAGATGAGTGACTTTTTCGAAAAAAATTTAGAAGGTGAGTGAGAATAAAACTCACTGAAAAAATCTCGTGTTGATTTGTGATGATAATTATTGATCCGGAAAGCAACCGAAATATTATTaggatttaaaaaatgattatctacaaaaaattatgaccatgGAAGGATTATGATGaatgagaaaattaaataaagtgtaATAAAATATGAGCTGCCAAAAATTTGATAATCAATGATgttataaaatacttttaattcaaACCTTATCTTTTACGTATTttcattcattatttttgtttttatccttcATATTCCTCTCCTCTCCACCAAACATACCATTTATGTtagtctaaaaaaataaataattaattaattacttaataaaaatataactaatgaaatgttttaaaaaaaaatttaaaaaaatttcacagcCGCGTTTGTTTCCCTCCCATTTGTGGTCCCATGTGAACGAGGTGGCAATGTCAAACTTGCTTTAAATACCCTCCCTACCTcatcctctctctctcactcactcactcactcactagCTTTCCGTGCATTTCTTCCTTCATTCCCCTCGTTTTCCATCACTCACTCTAATTTCGTGTCTTTTATTATTTGGGGAGACACATTACCCCACAAAACACAAAACCCTTTTTGTTCCGTAACCCGAGACAGCGACTCTCGCAGACACAGAAAAAGTCGCACAAAAGCGACCTTCACTGACTCTCTCGCAATCAGGTTTTTCtctgtctttctttctctttctctttctctctctgttACTGTTAgggtttattgttttttatttatttctttattcttatttcttgtttcttgtactgcaatttttgtttcttttatattttttttatcgaaaCCCTAGTTTTGTTTCGGCGGCGGGGTTTATTCTTGGATTTCATTCGGCTTCGGATTTAATTAAACCAAAACGATGAGGGTTTATTCTtgatttataagatttttttatgaagaaaatcttttgagtttttttttttcgtaaagaAAATCTTTTTGAGGCTTGAAACCTAATTTTCTTGAAACGTAATTAAGCGATTTCTTTTTTCTGCGTTGAGTGAGTGAATGTTGTTAATGGAATGTAATTCTGTGTTGGTTGCAGGATCtaggttttttttaattgggggAAAACGACCGGGGAAAGAGAAAGAGGgagttgttaattaattaaattagtacaCTGGAATTAGATAGGTTTCTTATGGTTCTGTAATTGATTGTTAGTATTCATTGGGCATTGGGGGTGGAGGTGTTagtttagtgcgttttaaagtTCACGTGCtattaaaagtgtttttttttttttttttttaaatttttgtgatGCAACGTGTGACATTGGATAACCTAGGTTTAagctgggttttttttttttcccttttcgtGGTGAAATTTGAGTAAGATCCAGCTCTTCTATTATATCAACGTGTGACATTGTGgccaccaaaacaaaaaatttgtgaCATCGTACACGTTGAGTTGGGGCTAGGATGAACTGGTGAATGACATTGTACACAAAAGTTTtaggttaaaattaaatttctttgatGCGTTGTGTAAAACTACAAATATAGTTAtctatagtaaaaataaaatacacagaGACACTGTAGATAGGTAAAAATGAGTATTTCAATGTGTTCGGATTAGAATTAAGAAATAATCAATTACTTTTTTATGATTGAGTAACAAATAATTTCTTATACATTTTCAAATGGTACCCCCATGATTTTGAGtaatagaattgattttgaacattaaaaaaatactagtatttTATTGAAAGTGAAGCGGATGCTGTGATCTATGACTTGTAATTAATAGCATAGCTACATGAAATCTATCTGTCATTTTAATTGACTGCGTGAGTTATTGTTAAAACTCTGGCTTGATTAGATAGCATTGTTTGATAGACCCTTAGctgtttttatatattattatttacagaTATACGTATAAAATATGTAACATAACCACAAATGGCTAATGGCTCCATCAATTGAACATCATTTGTTTGTAATATATTAAGTTTGATTTATATGATTTAATgatctaatattaatatatatgatatcaTTTGTTCTGTATTGAGATTTATAAAAGTGTTAATagtcttgaaagaaatgtttGAACTTTGTCTAACattgatatatataaatttctattattaaattCCACTTCACATGTTCAATATGTATCTATAATGTTCTTATCATAGATGTTACCCAATCATTATATCCATGCTCCTTATATTGTAGTGTCTGACTCTTTGTTAACCTATTATGTTTGTCAATGtattttttctcatatataCTTGTTGAAATCttaataataagtttttttttgttgtctgtCAGTATGAGAAAGTGCTACTACTTACCATCTATAAGAAGAGTTTGGAATCATAaacaattttcttatttaaatgctaataataataatatttatgcgCCTAAAGGGTGATTAAATGATTTCCATTGCTGGATTCTTGAAGGGTGGTAAGATATATTAGGTAAGTCATCTTAGATTTTCCTAGTTTGCTGAATCATTAGCTTTTCTTTGATGGATGCCTTCTTtgttaaattatgatttttagattattttaattgCTATTCGCGTTGGTGTTTGTATGTGTGTAAACTTGATCATGAATTTGTCTAAATATCTAATAATCTTGTTTTATGTCTTCCAAGTTAAGAtatcatatgaaaaatattgattGCATTTTAAACAGTCACTAATAATTTCTAGTGGCttatatttgaagaaaaatgttTCGGATAAGCAAGATGCACGCCAAAGGTTCTAATCTCGGGAATAGTTGCAAACAAACACCAGGAAGTTCTTCATCATTTGTCCCAAACCATCCTTTGCAGAGAGATTTTGATTTAAGACATCAAGATTATATAATGAATCAAGCAAGGTTCTTCTTTGACTGGCGAAAAGATCCTGAAATTAGCCAATGCCGTAACTTGATAAAAAATGATATGTAAGTGATTTAAGTTTTCACCTGAACTTGTATAACTTTTATCCCTATATGATACAAAgattttgatattattagtGGTGGCATTTGCTTCATCACAAGATTGTCATTGAGTTGAGACTAACTAAATTTTACTTTAGTTCTACAATTTTGCATTCCCGACATCCTAATGATCAAGGACAGGCCTCTGTTTTGGCAAACTTTCTGGAAAATCGGCTATTTGTTGAGGCTGCTTCAAAGGTTTGTTTTTGGAACTGTGTCTTAGCATGTGAGATTTTCATTTGTTAACAAGATAATGAGAGGATCAAATGCAAATTGTACCCAAATCTTAATTAAGCATCCTGGtatttattgatgatttttatTTCTGCATATTTGGCAGGATGAGTATATCAACCGACAGACAATTATGCAACGATTGGATACACAACTCAAGAAGTTGTATGCCCCAAAATGCAGCCAAGTAAATAGCTCTATTGCTTGCACATCCCAGATGGTGCCCTCTTTTGGGTTATTGCAAGCTAGGTCTAATGGAAGTGTACCAGAACCTGCTTTTCATAACGTGGCTGGTCCTATCACCAATGCAACCAATTATTGTGCAGTGCCTGTAGATAATAAAAATAGCTTCCCAAATGGAGGGTTGTCTTATTCTTCTTTTGTTCCCCAACCGGTTTTTTTACCAGATAACCATCCATCCATCGCTACATGCACTGATTTGGATGTGCTTCCTAACTCTTTTGTTTCTGGTGGGAGAAGCAATTTGAAAGCTTGCTCCAAGTCAATTAGTTCCTATTTTCCTCAGCGACAGGCAGACGATTGTATGTTTATATGAGTCTTGTGGTTTCTTAAGTTTCAATCCATACATGTGcacttattatttttgtttatgcaaccatatttttattttgtttttcctttattCTTTTGCCAGTActattgttattatatataatgtattGCTTACCATTTGTTTGACTGCTTTGGCAGGGAAGACGCTTCTGGTGAAGTATGGAGATTGTTCTAGGACTACAACGGGAAAATCCGTCCAATCTGAATCTTCAAATTTGATGACCCCTCAAGATGCCTTGAGGgaattttcaaaagtttttgaTCTTCCTCCTGTCCCGAGAAGCCTAGGAGATATTAGGCAACATCAACACCGGAAGCGAGATTTTCAACGGAATTTAAAACCTTTTATGCAGCCATATGGGCTTCCTGGTAAAACTAATATGGCCCAGCCTAATGCATTCTCCAATCAAGGTGAACGTTGCAGTCAAATGTTGGGGCATAAAACATTGAAACAACcacaacttttcaaaagaaGTCTCAATGGGGATCAACAGTTCACTTCAGGGAGCTCAGTAGATCTTTTTGGTTTAGATGATTCTGATAATATGAATTCATGTGGTAGTTCCAAAGTTTCGGTTGAACAGAGGATCATGCTTGAATATCTTTATTTGAAGAATTTTAACAATATTTCACGGGGTAATGTTATGAAATATCTGCATTCAACAGTTTGTCTTAAAGGGACATGTAATTGTGGATGGTATATCAAGCTATTATTGCATTTTGATGACTGTAAAGATGATGGTTGTCGTACGTGTTACTCTTGGAAATTGCATGGCACTGATATTCTTGGGGGTCATTTGAAATTTCCTGATATTATGGGTTctgttgaaagaaaaaatgacgCTCCTTCTGGAAATACTGAAGCCATGCTACCAcctgaaaaaagaagaaaaatggagCCCGCTTTTGGTGTCCctttaattaataatgcaaGTTTGGATCAGTCGACTCAGAAAATGGTTCACCCTCGTTCTTCTGAAGCTCTTTCAGAATTGCCATTGAGCCAAAAAGCTGATCAAGAGATGGAGATGTCACCAAATCCAACAGCTAATAGTGTACATATGGAGGACAATCAAGGAAAAATCAGGTTGAACCAAGATGAGATAAATGCTACAAAAGAAGCCATTAAGCCAAAAGTTGATGAAGAGAAGGAAAGGAAGTCCCCAAATCCAACACTTAATACTGCATATATGGAAGACATAAAAGGCAGAATTGAATTGGACCAGGATGAGATAAATGCTACAAAAGAAATCATTGAGCCAAAAGTTGATCAAGAGATGGAAAGGATGTCCCAAAATCCAACAGTTACTGTAGATATGGAGGGCATACAAGCCATAACCGGGTTCAACCAGGATGGGATAAATGCCACAAAAGAAGTCATTGAGCCAAAATTTGATGAAGAGAAGGAAAGGAAGTCCCCAAATTCAATAGTTAATACTGCAGATAAAGAGGACACACAAGGCAGAACTAAGTTCATCCAACATGGAATAAATGTTGATCTAGAGATGGAAAGGAAGTCCTCAAAAACAACAGTTAATACTGTTTCCTTAATTGATTTTTTCACAAGTAATCAAATAAAGGAACACATTACAAGCCTGAGAAAGCAATTTAATCAGGTCAGCATACCATCTTCCACTGTTTTCCATTACCTTGACATGTTTCAGTAGTCTTATTAGTATCTTTAGCATAGAAATCTTTATTtacatgattttgatttattttttcaaattttaaactgaaaatagttaaaaaaaacaactcaaCACAAGTCTTGtgaaacaaaattattagttaaatcCAAGTTTATGaaacatttatattaaatgaaataatcaaataattaagacTTGTGAAGGAATTGAAGgagttgtaaatatttttaaatttagttttggtccttaagtttgtgtttttattttttgattttggtcccataaattttaaaaagtcgTTGTCACCATTTTGAGGGAGCATATGATGCAGACTTAGATTTAGATGAATGTCATCTCATCATAAAATGGTGATAGAGACAATCTtacgaaaatttaaaatttatgaagaccaaaaccaaaaaaataaaatctagagaactaaaatcaagtttgataatttttcttgggcttaaaaacatattttatgctAGATTTAAATATGTCAAGGACGTATTTTTGAAGTACCATGTGAATTTCTATATTTTGTATGTTTCGGTTTGAGTTTTTCCAAGCATATGCAAGCTGATGCTTCTCTTAACAGAGTACAATGGTTGAAGAATCAGGAAGTGATGTTTACACATGCCAATTATGTGGAATGGGAACACTTTCTTTTGCCCCCGTGCCAATCTATTGCTTTTGTTGTGGCATCCGCATCAAGCGAAACGCATGCTATTACTATAGAAGAGAAGAAGATGATACACAGCATTGCTTTTGCAGTGTTTGCTTTAGGACTTCTCGAGGTGGGAACATCAAATTCAATGGAACATCTGTTTCCAAGACAGATCTTGataaaaagacaaataataGAGAATTTGAAGAATCGGTAAGTTTAATCTCTCTGTACTAGTATAACTCACCTGTATATAGAGAACTTTGAACTCACTTTTTATGGCTATTGTTTCTTCTAGTGGGTTGAATGCAATAAATGCAAATGTTGGCAGCATCAAATATGTGCACTCTACAACGATAAAAGAGATTTGGACTACAGAGCTGAGTATACATGTCCTATATGCCGCTTAAAGGAAATTGGAAATGGAATGCATGCACCCTTACCGAAGACAGCGGCTATGTTTAGTGCTAATGACTTGCCCAGAACCATGCTTAGCGACCACATAGAGAGCAGACTTTTTAAGCGTCTCTGGCAAGAGGATGAAGATTGGGCAAAAGCAGGGTATAAGAATCTTGATGAGGTAAGACTGTTCAATTATAAAGATGTTGAATACCTATGTTTGAGCATCAGCATGCATGTGCAAAAAGTTCATATTATCTGATTTGCCTTCTGTGACTCCAAATTGTTAGGTTTTCGAAGCAGAAAGTCTTTCTGTTAGAGTTGTGTTATCCGTTGACAAACAATTGAAAGTGAAGAAACAGTTTCTGGACATATTTGGGGAGGAGAATTACCCTTCTGAATTTCCTTATACATTAAAAGTAAGTCCAGAGGTTAATGAATAGATATACTTTTTTTGGAGTAAATATCTCTCTGGTGATACCTCTGGCATAATGTATTATTCAGAAGTTACAGAAGTTCCTTCTGTTTCAGGTTATTCTTCTGTTTCAGAAGATTGAAGGAGTGGATGTATGCCTTTTCGCAATGTATGCTCAGGAGTTTGGCTCAGAATGTGGCTATCCTAATCAGCGTTCTGTGTACATTTCATATCTCGATTCTGTCAAGTATTTTAGGCCTAAAAGAGTGACTAAAAGTGGAGAAGCTCTTCGTACCATCGTTTACCATGAGATATTGGTATGTTATAATTCCTGTTGATAATTACTAGTACTTGCTTTCTGTTTCTGTAAGACCGTATTCCCACTAGGGTTCCTTTATTACATCAATTAACCGACACAGTAAGCACTTGAAGTTAAAACCTTTCCATTTCTTCTATTCACtattcatgtttttctttttctatcctCAGATTGGATATCTTGATTTTTGCAAGAAACGAGGTTTCACAACTTGCTATCTATGGGCCTGTCCACCTATGAAGGGAGAAGATTATTTACTATATTGTCATCCTGACACCCAAAAAACTCCCAAGAAAGATAAATTACGGCAGTGGTCTGTCTTTCTTTCTCCttacgtgtgtgtgtgtgtgttgagtTTTCATGTGCTTCTGTATACATTTCATTAGCCagttttttttgttgtcatCCTTGCATTGGAAAATTAGCAATGCCATGAAACTATTGTGtatttataaatatacattgtttgtttaatttatgCAGGTATCATTCAATGCTAAGAAAGGCCGCTGAAGAAAATATCGTTGTTGGTTTAACTAACTTACATGATCATTTCTTTGTTACTACTGGAAGTTGTGACTCCAAGGTAACAG encodes the following:
- the LOC114399622 gene encoding histone acetyltransferase HAC12-like, coding for MFRISKMHAKGSNLGNSCKQTPGSSSSFVPNHPLQRDFDLRHQDYIMNQARFFFDWRKDPEISQCRNLIKNDISTILHSRHPNDQGQASVLANFLENRLFVEAASKDEYINRQTIMQRLDTQLKKLYAPKCSQVNSSIACTSQMVPSFGLLQARSNGSVPEPAFHNVAGPITNATNYCAVPVDNKNSFPNGGLSYSSFVPQPVFLPDNHPSIATCTDLDVLPNSFVSGGRSNLKACSKSISSYFPQRQADDWKTLLVKYGDCSRTTTGKSVQSESSNLMTPQDALREFSKVFDLPPVPRSLGDIRQHQHRKRDFQRNLKPFMQPYGLPGKTNMAQPNAFSNQGERCSQMLGHKTLKQPQLFKRSLNGDQQFTSGSSVDLFGLDDSDNMNSCGSSKVSVEQRIMLEYLYLKNFNNISRGNVMKYLHSTVCLKGTCNCGWYIKLLLHFDDCKDDGCRTCYSWKLHGTDILGGHLKFPDIMGSVERKNDAPSGNTEAMLPPEKRRKMEPAFGVPLINNASLDQSTQKMVHPRSSEALSELPLSQKADQEMEMSPNPTANSVHMEDNQGKIRLNQDEINATKEAIKPKVDEEKERKSPNPTLNTAYMEDIKGRIELDQDEINATKEIIEPKVDQEMERMSQNPTVTVDMEGIQAITGFNQDGINATKEVIEPKFDEEKERKSPNSIVNTADKEDTQGRTKFIQHGINVDLEMERKSSKTTVNTVSLIDFFTSNQIKEHITSLRKQFNQSTMVEESGSDVYTCQLCGMGTLSFAPVPIYCFCCGIRIKRNACYYYRREEDDTQHCFCSVCFRTSRGGNIKFNGTSVSKTDLDKKTNNREFEESWVECNKCKCWQHQICALYNDKRDLDYRAEYTCPICRLKEIGNGMHAPLPKTAAMFSANDLPRTMLSDHIESRLFKRLWQEDEDWAKAGYKNLDEVFEAESLSVRVVLSVDKQLKVKKQFLDIFGEENYPSEFPYTLKVILLFQKIEGVDVCLFAMYAQEFGSECGYPNQRSVYISYLDSVKYFRPKRVTKSGEALRTIVYHEILIGYLDFCKKRGFTTCYLWACPPMKGEDYLLYCHPDTQKTPKKDKLRQWYHSMLRKAAEENIVVGLTNLHDHFFVTTGSCDSKVTAARLPYFDGDFWSGAAMDKARHIEQECGGDYKMIFDKVVSKRCLKSMGHVNPPSEGTAKDILVMHKLGQTILPFKEDFLVVQFQYVCMHCHEVIANGKRWFCTECKKFQECERCHTVHSHISAKGERHRLHQVLMDDVLGDTKENDIILDNGLFDSRHNFLSFCQRNRFQFDSLRRAKYSSMMILYLVKNPTLLIVGTTCRVCSKNNVSQRYWKCENCPEFTVCSACYNERGASCHAHTLSEAYSPAQSPSGNQELQQNSAMLQQLLDVIEHASLCHSIKTQPCTYPHCSQIKKLFAHASRCEVRLSGGCQFCKKVWQGLTLHSRNCKDSACRIPRCMDLKKQIEWIATQAESRLRAAVLQSEDSR